In Leishmania infantum JPCM5 genome chromosome 33, a genomic segment contains:
- a CDS encoding putative ubiquitin-conjugating enzyme produces the protein MPLTAAGMRTLMRQMQEVQEHPVDGVQVRPADSMSEYHFDLDGPEGTPFAAGRFHVALIFDEQYPEVPPKGFFRTKIFHPNISERGDICVNALKRDWAPTLGLRHILVVIRCLLIEPNPESALNEEAGRLILEEYAAYERKAAMYTTINAARPNGVPRFTLPEVQAEKASSLVTADASAPVAGESGASSTTAAASASSMANGSTPSTATRRLTLSEANCHPGAATAAEKAEKSKKKALRRI, from the coding sequence ATGCCTCTGACGGCGGCTGGCATGCGGACGCTGATGCGTCAGATGCAGGAGGTGCAAGAGCACCCCGTCGACGGTGTGCAAGTGCGCCCGGCGGACTCGATGAGCGAGTATCACTTCGACCTGGACGGTCCGGAGGGGACGCCGTTCGCGGCTGGCCGCTTTCATGTTGCTCTCATTTTCGACGAGCAGTATCCAGAAGTGCCGCCAAAAGGCTTCTTCCGCACCAAGATCTTTCACCCCAACATCTCCGAGCGTGGTGACATCTGCGTGAACGCGCTGAAGCGTGACTGGGCCCCGACGCTTGGGCTGCGTCACATTCTTGTCGTCATCCGCTGCCTTTTGATCGAGCCGAACCCGGAAAGCGCGTTGAATGAAGAGGCGGGACGACTGATCTTGGAGGAGTACGCAGCATACGAGCGCAAGGCTGCCATGTACACCACTATAAACGCCGCGCGTCCGAACGGGGTGCCGCGGTTCACGCTTCCCGAGGTCcaggcggagaaggcgtcCAGCTTGGTCACGGCGGATGCCTCGGCTCCCGTAGCTGGGGAGAGCGGCGccagctccaccaccgctgctgcctcagCATCTTCCATGGCAAACGGCAGCACACCATCGACTGCCACACGCAGGCTGACCCTGTCGGAGGCGAACTGCCACCCAGgtgcagccacagcggccGAGAAGGCCGAGAAGtcaaaaaagaaagcgctgcgccgcatctgA